A part of Gemmatimonas groenlandica genomic DNA contains:
- a CDS encoding metal-dependent hydrolase produces MDNVTHALAGLLLADATVSYVQRRIGRASPMGAEAPSLARFRRAAVVLGIAAAEFPDADLVYSGPMVAMGKLGYLLHHRGHTHTVVWALVSAVVLWWATRWWWQRGLKGRERADASSAIVSRVGARALFMLALVGTLSHLALDFTNSYGVHPFWPFDNRWYYGDAVFIVEPWLMVVAIPPLAWGPRGIAGRVLLLLALVAILALCWFAGQVSPPVALGITIMSLVGMLLQRAVSAAARPLTGIAAWVVVTIMFFLSSVQARAVVTELVNDGSLRDVVLTPAAADPRCFSAMVVTSTSTEYRVTTATVAPWSSGLNAAGCLSTGSGAGRNTLGALPGTSPSVPFAASPAVAWGETWAVPRAEFVALAATRCEFAAAMRFMRTPVWSLDASGMAIVTDARFGVGGGGFAGLSVAPGTGCPLTGKWIPPWVPPRADVLAPGR; encoded by the coding sequence GTGGACAACGTCACTCACGCACTGGCCGGCCTGCTCCTGGCTGACGCCACCGTTTCATATGTTCAGCGTCGCATCGGCCGCGCTTCTCCCATGGGGGCGGAAGCGCCATCGCTGGCACGATTCCGCCGCGCGGCGGTGGTCCTGGGTATCGCGGCGGCCGAATTTCCTGACGCGGATCTGGTGTATTCCGGTCCGATGGTCGCCATGGGGAAGCTCGGCTATCTGCTGCATCATCGAGGGCACACCCACACGGTCGTTTGGGCGCTGGTGAGTGCCGTGGTGCTGTGGTGGGCCACGCGCTGGTGGTGGCAGCGCGGGCTGAAGGGACGAGAGCGGGCGGACGCCTCGTCGGCGATCGTGTCCCGCGTTGGCGCGCGGGCGTTGTTCATGCTCGCGCTGGTCGGCACGCTGTCGCATTTGGCACTCGACTTCACGAACAGCTACGGCGTGCACCCGTTTTGGCCGTTCGACAATCGCTGGTACTACGGTGACGCGGTGTTCATTGTGGAGCCGTGGTTGATGGTCGTGGCGATCCCACCGCTCGCCTGGGGGCCGCGAGGCATAGCCGGACGCGTCTTGTTGCTGCTCGCGCTGGTCGCGATCCTCGCGCTCTGCTGGTTTGCCGGCCAGGTGTCGCCGCCCGTCGCCCTCGGCATCACGATCATGTCGCTCGTGGGGATGCTCCTGCAGCGCGCCGTCTCCGCTGCGGCGCGCCCACTCACGGGGATTGCGGCGTGGGTTGTGGTGACGATCATGTTCTTTCTGTCCTCGGTTCAGGCGCGCGCCGTAGTGACGGAATTGGTGAACGATGGCTCCCTGCGCGATGTGGTCCTCACGCCGGCGGCGGCCGACCCGCGCTGCTTCTCGGCCATGGTCGTCACCTCCACCAGTACGGAATACCGCGTGACGACGGCAACCGTTGCCCCGTGGAGCTCAGGGCTGAATGCGGCGGGATGCCTGTCCACCGGCTCAGGCGCTGGGCGCAACACCCTGGGAGCACTGCCTGGTACCTCCCCGTCCGTGCCATTCGCTGCGTCGCCGGCGGTGGCGTGGGGGGAGACGTGGGCCGTGCCGCGCGCCGAGTTCGTGGCGCTGGCGGCCACGCGCTGCGAGTTCGCTGCCGCCATGCGGTTCATGCGCACCCCGGTGTGGTCGCTCGACGCCAGCGGCATGGCCATCGTGACCGACGCGCGCTTCGGCGTTGGCGGTGGCGGCTTTGCCGGGCTGTCGGTGGCACCGGGAACCGGCTGCCCGCTCACCGGGAAGTGGATACCGCCCTGGGTGCCGCCGCGCGCCGACGTGCTCGCGCCCGGGCGCTGA
- a CDS encoding phage holin family protein, protein MRNDDFEVRLDRQREGSLPLIDVRVNDRQDAPLGTLLKQLTGDTADLLRQELALAKSEAREAGTRLMRDAAKVGIAAGLTLMGGLALTTSLIVGLGVLLSGNYWLSALIVGVAAFGAGYSMVQSALRDLSDHGFAPKEAIASLKADQRWASREVQDLKHELTDKSDPPHVRP, encoded by the coding sequence ATGAGGAACGATGACTTCGAAGTTCGGCTCGATCGACAACGAGAAGGCTCACTGCCACTCATAGACGTCCGCGTCAACGACCGACAGGATGCACCACTCGGCACGCTGTTGAAGCAGTTGACCGGCGACACCGCCGATCTGCTTCGACAGGAACTGGCGCTCGCCAAGTCGGAAGCGCGTGAAGCCGGCACCCGCTTGATGCGTGATGCAGCGAAAGTCGGTATCGCGGCGGGGCTGACGCTGATGGGTGGCTTGGCACTCACGACGTCGCTTATTGTCGGCCTCGGCGTTCTGCTGAGCGGCAACTACTGGCTCTCGGCACTGATCGTTGGAGTGGCCGCATTCGGCGCCGGCTATTCGATGGTGCAGAGTGCGCTACGCGATCTCAGCGATCACGGATTCGCGCCCAAAGAGGCGATCGCGTCGTTGAAAGCGGATCAGCGCTGGGCGAGTCGCGAGGTGCAAGACCTGAAGCACGAGCTCACTGACAAGAGCGATCCCCCACACGTCCGACCCTGA
- a CDS encoding zf-TFIIB domain-containing protein — MAIENKPSRNEEEYFARIDADLRKEMRAKADAERAAQVAADRNKCPRDGTPLVPRETHHVTVDTCPTCEGIWLDKGELEILEKAQAEHSGFVTNLLNIFK; from the coding sequence ATGGCCATCGAGAACAAGCCCAGTCGCAACGAAGAAGAGTACTTCGCTCGGATCGACGCCGACCTGCGCAAGGAAATGCGCGCCAAGGCCGACGCCGAGCGCGCCGCTCAGGTGGCCGCCGACCGCAACAAGTGCCCGCGCGACGGCACGCCGCTCGTGCCGCGCGAAACGCATCATGTGACCGTCGATACCTGTCCCACCTGTGAAGGCATCTGGCTCGATAAGGGCGAGCTCGAGATTCTCGAGAAGGCACAGGCCGAACACAGCGGGTTCGTCACCAATTTGCTGAACATCTTCAAGTAA
- a CDS encoding alpha-L-fucosidase, with translation MPLSRRHFLTQLTASAAIARLGAVPSLGFQSRPRPTPQQLAWQRDELAVFVHFGVNTFTDREWGDGTESPSLFNPARLDARQWVRAAKAAGAKSMVLTAKHHDGFCLWPTATTAHSVASSPWRRGAGDVVREFVDACRIEGMKPGLYCSPWDRNHPTYGDSARYNDVYMAQLTELLTRYGTLHEVWFDGANGEGPNGKRQTYDWPRTWALVRKLQPDAIMFSDAGPDVRWIGNERGVAGETHWSTIRPESVPYIGASGDDVIASLQHGHPDGSVWRPSETDVSIRPGWFYHPAEDAKVKSVDDLVQLYFTSVGRNSKLLLNVPPTRDGLLHDVDVARLAGMRASLTSLFARPLAVRNSAWRTDGVRAGVRTIQLRAPQSVSLLDLREPISQGQRVSSWSVSTSGSRPQLLASGTTIGHRQLRRVPATTVSSLTLRVETADVVQPVELNLFV, from the coding sequence ATGCCTCTCAGTCGTCGACACTTTTTGACGCAGCTCACGGCGTCCGCGGCGATCGCTCGCCTCGGTGCAGTGCCCTCGCTCGGCTTTCAATCGCGACCGCGCCCGACGCCGCAGCAGCTCGCCTGGCAGCGCGACGAGTTGGCTGTTTTTGTGCATTTCGGTGTGAATACGTTCACCGACCGCGAGTGGGGTGACGGCACCGAATCTCCGTCGCTCTTCAACCCTGCGCGCCTCGATGCGCGGCAGTGGGTGCGCGCGGCGAAGGCGGCCGGGGCGAAGTCGATGGTGCTCACGGCAAAGCATCATGACGGCTTTTGTTTGTGGCCAACAGCGACCACCGCGCATTCGGTGGCGTCGAGTCCGTGGAGGCGGGGCGCGGGCGATGTGGTGCGCGAGTTCGTCGATGCCTGTCGGATAGAGGGCATGAAGCCCGGACTCTACTGCTCACCGTGGGATCGCAACCATCCCACCTATGGCGATTCGGCGCGCTACAACGACGTGTACATGGCGCAGCTCACGGAGCTGCTCACGCGGTACGGTACGCTGCACGAAGTGTGGTTCGACGGCGCGAACGGCGAAGGGCCGAACGGCAAGCGTCAGACGTATGATTGGCCGCGCACGTGGGCGCTGGTGCGCAAGCTGCAGCCTGATGCGATCATGTTCTCCGACGCGGGTCCTGATGTGCGTTGGATCGGCAACGAGCGCGGCGTCGCCGGCGAAACGCATTGGAGCACGATCCGTCCGGAGTCGGTGCCGTATATCGGGGCCAGCGGTGATGATGTGATCGCGTCGTTGCAGCACGGGCATCCCGACGGGTCGGTGTGGCGCCCGAGCGAAACGGATGTGTCCATTCGCCCCGGCTGGTTCTACCATCCAGCCGAGGATGCGAAAGTAAAGAGTGTCGACGATCTCGTGCAGCTCTACTTCACGAGCGTAGGGCGTAACTCCAAGCTGTTGCTGAACGTGCCTCCCACGCGCGATGGACTCTTGCATGATGTGGATGTAGCACGACTGGCCGGCATGCGCGCGTCGCTCACGTCGCTCTTCGCCCGCCCCCTCGCGGTACGCAACAGCGCCTGGCGCACCGACGGTGTACGCGCGGGCGTGCGCACGATTCAGTTGCGGGCGCCACAGTCCGTCTCGCTGCTCGATCTGCGTGAACCGATCTCACAGGGACAGCGCGTGTCGTCGTGGAGTGTGTCCACGAGTGGTAGCCGCCCGCAACTGTTGGCGAGCGGCACGACAATCGGACACCGGCAGCTGCGTCGAGTCCCGGCTACGACCGTCTCGTCACTCACGTTGCGCGTGGAGACGGCGGACGTCGTGCAGCCTGTCGAGCTCAACCTGTTCGTTTGA
- a CDS encoding S9 family peptidase codes for MSLRLRPSAVLIAACVAVPSLTLAQSKGLDESDIMRLKSVGGVAMSPDGARVLYAISAWEHPNAKGDTALGDRHERRSHVFMVPAGGGAPRQLTFGERGEAQAQWSPDGRTISFVAARGTGTGEDAPRPQLWLLPADGGESRQLTTVRDGVSSYVWSPDGSRIAVVTTDSLTREQEAKVRRRDDPKVYEDDFRLNHIWVVDVASGKASKITSGAYTVSGVPNWSPDGKKLGFRASPTPMIRDERGNAYVVDVASLVLDAITTTNDAETAPQFSPHGKTLAFTMLPHEMAPHKDGIMPRTLRNARVVTFDIATRALTNHARADFDVSPGALRWSPDGKQLWFTASDRVWNSLYAYDLASKSYSKRTKDVLVQGLSPSSDGSKLAMVLDTPDMPGEVYVQSGGGTPSRITTTNAWLGERTLGASRVITWKSKDGRDVEGVLLLPVGYRDGARVPLVVSAHGGPTGAHTNGFKGGTSPGQTYAARGWAVLYPNPRGSTGYGEWWMHANTGDWGGGDYRDIMTGVDDLIKRGIADSTRMAFEGWSYGGYMTSWVVSQTGRFKAAMMGAGLPSLLSMAGTTDIPGYINTFFGDPQYDGSIVNANIRKYLERSGISYSNNVTTPLLILHGGNDERVPIGQPMEFYRALKDRGKTTELVFYPREGHGFTEYYHQMDRMKREYEWLARFTLGNAMKTAM; via the coding sequence ATGTCGCTCCGTCTGCGTCCGTCTGCCGTACTCATTGCGGCCTGCGTGGCCGTGCCGTCGCTCACCCTCGCCCAGTCGAAGGGACTCGACGAGAGCGACATCATGCGTCTCAAGTCGGTCGGCGGCGTGGCGATGTCGCCCGACGGCGCGCGCGTGCTGTATGCCATCAGCGCGTGGGAGCATCCGAACGCGAAGGGTGACACCGCTCTGGGCGATCGGCACGAGCGTCGTTCGCACGTGTTCATGGTGCCGGCCGGCGGTGGTGCGCCGCGTCAGCTCACGTTTGGCGAGCGCGGTGAGGCGCAGGCACAGTGGTCTCCCGATGGTCGCACGATTTCGTTCGTGGCGGCGCGCGGTACGGGCACCGGCGAGGATGCGCCGAGGCCGCAACTCTGGCTGCTGCCGGCTGACGGTGGCGAGTCGCGACAGCTTACCACGGTGCGTGACGGCGTCTCGTCGTACGTGTGGTCGCCTGATGGCTCGCGCATCGCGGTCGTGACCACCGATTCGCTCACGCGCGAGCAGGAAGCGAAGGTGCGCCGACGTGACGATCCCAAGGTGTACGAAGACGATTTCCGCTTGAATCACATCTGGGTAGTCGATGTCGCATCGGGCAAGGCGAGCAAGATCACGTCCGGTGCATACACGGTGAGCGGTGTACCGAACTGGTCACCAGACGGGAAGAAGCTGGGCTTCCGCGCGTCACCGACGCCGATGATTCGCGATGAACGTGGCAACGCGTATGTGGTGGATGTCGCCTCGCTCGTGCTGGATGCGATCACGACGACGAACGACGCAGAGACGGCGCCGCAGTTCTCGCCCCACGGCAAGACGCTCGCGTTCACGATGCTGCCTCACGAAATGGCGCCACACAAGGACGGCATCATGCCGCGCACGCTGCGGAACGCGCGTGTGGTCACGTTCGATATCGCGACGCGCGCGCTCACGAATCATGCCCGCGCTGATTTTGATGTGAGTCCGGGCGCACTCCGCTGGTCGCCTGATGGCAAGCAGCTGTGGTTCACCGCCAGCGATCGTGTGTGGAACTCGCTGTATGCATACGACCTTGCGAGCAAGAGCTACAGCAAGCGCACGAAGGATGTCCTGGTGCAGGGACTCTCGCCGAGCAGCGACGGATCGAAGCTCGCCATGGTGCTCGACACACCAGACATGCCGGGTGAAGTGTACGTGCAGAGCGGCGGTGGTACGCCATCGCGCATCACGACCACGAATGCGTGGCTCGGCGAGCGCACCCTCGGTGCGTCGCGCGTGATCACTTGGAAGTCGAAGGACGGTCGCGACGTGGAAGGCGTGTTGCTGCTGCCCGTGGGATACCGTGATGGCGCACGCGTGCCGCTGGTGGTATCGGCGCATGGTGGTCCGACCGGCGCCCACACCAACGGCTTCAAGGGCGGCACCAGCCCCGGACAGACGTACGCCGCGCGCGGCTGGGCGGTGCTCTACCCGAATCCCCGTGGCTCCACCGGCTACGGCGAATGGTGGATGCACGCGAACACCGGTGACTGGGGCGGTGGCGATTACCGCGACATCATGACCGGCGTTGATGATCTCATCAAGCGCGGCATCGCCGATTCCACGCGTATGGCGTTCGAAGGCTGGAGCTACGGCGGCTATATGACGTCGTGGGTAGTGTCGCAGACTGGACGCTTCAAGGCAGCCATGATGGGCGCGGGACTGCCGTCGCTGCTGTCGATGGCGGGCACGACGGACATTCCGGGCTACATCAACACGTTCTTCGGCGATCCGCAGTACGACGGCTCGATCGTGAATGCCAACATCCGGAAGTATCTCGAGCGATCCGGTATCAGTTACAGCAACAACGTGACGACGCCGCTGCTGATCCTGCATGGTGGCAACGACGAGCGTGTGCCAATCGGCCAACCCATGGAGTTCTACCGCGCGCTGAAGGACCGCGGCAAGACCACCGAGCTTGTGTTCTATCCGCGCGAAGGCCACGGCTTCACCGAGTACTATCACCAGATGGACCGTATGAAGCGTGAGTACGAATGGCTGGCGAGGTTCACCCTTGGCAACGCGATGAAGACCGCGATGTAG
- a CDS encoding DUF3618 domain-containing protein, with product MSPMQPTTDAVETELDTGRESNSHNSSDTDVMRAEIESTRMRMSDTLDEIGDRLNPQTIKENVKDSIREATIGRVSHMARNATESVQRGTSGITNAVRENPIPAAMIALGIGWMFFNSTSERTERGAQQVASGVKDKAGELTDSVKARARSIASSVSDTSRRGQGRIEEAYSANPLALGAVAIAAGLAVGLSAPVTDREFRIMGGESPTFV from the coding sequence ATGTCACCAATGCAGCCCACGACGGATGCGGTCGAGACGGAGCTGGATACCGGGCGTGAGTCCAACAGCCACAATTCCAGCGATACGGATGTGATGCGTGCAGAAATCGAATCGACACGCATGCGGATGAGCGATACGCTCGATGAAATCGGCGATCGACTCAATCCTCAGACGATCAAGGAGAACGTCAAAGACTCCATCAGAGAAGCCACCATCGGGAGGGTAAGCCACATGGCGCGAAATGCGACCGAAAGCGTACAGCGAGGCACCAGCGGTATCACGAACGCGGTGCGAGAGAATCCAATCCCTGCCGCGATGATCGCGTTGGGAATTGGCTGGATGTTCTTCAACAGCACGTCAGAGCGCACGGAGCGTGGTGCGCAGCAGGTCGCGAGCGGCGTGAAAGACAAGGCCGGTGAGCTGACCGACAGCGTCAAAGCACGCGCTCGGAGCATCGCCTCATCGGTGTCCGACACCAGCCGTCGCGGTCAGGGGCGGATCGAAGAAGCCTACAGCGCCAATCCGTTGGCGCTCGGCGCCGTGGCGATCGCGGCCGGCCTCGCCGTCGGCCTCTCGGCCCCAGTAACCGATCGGGAATTCCGGATCATGGGTGGAGAGAGTCCAACCTTCGTGTAA
- a CDS encoding YqjF family protein — MLNYEIPPAVLEPLVPKHTVLDLFEGRALASIVGFRFLHTRVLGIPVPFHRDFDEVNLRFYVKRPMPDGSARRGVVFVRELVPRAAIAYTARLFYNEPYSALTMHSRVPPTLIPSPGRLMYGWFDNAQHQQVSVTAVGEPAPLVSGSEPEFIAEHYWGYTPQRDGSTVEYQVAHPSWRVWQGADPSFDADVRGLYGDAFEAPLSVPPRSMFVAEGSQVTVYRPTRLR, encoded by the coding sequence ATGCTGAACTACGAGATCCCGCCGGCTGTGCTCGAGCCGCTCGTGCCGAAGCACACGGTGCTCGATCTGTTCGAAGGGCGCGCCCTCGCGAGCATCGTCGGGTTCCGCTTCCTCCACACGCGCGTGCTCGGCATCCCGGTGCCATTCCACCGCGATTTCGACGAAGTGAACCTGCGCTTCTACGTGAAGCGGCCGATGCCCGATGGCTCGGCCCGCCGCGGCGTCGTGTTCGTGCGCGAGCTCGTGCCCAGGGCTGCGATCGCCTACACTGCGCGGTTGTTCTACAACGAGCCGTACTCCGCGTTGACGATGCACAGCCGTGTGCCGCCCACGCTCATTCCGTCCCCCGGACGTCTGATGTACGGCTGGTTCGACAACGCGCAGCATCAGCAGGTGAGCGTGACGGCGGTCGGCGAGCCCGCGCCGCTGGTATCGGGGTCGGAGCCGGAGTTCATCGCTGAGCACTATTGGGGCTACACGCCGCAGCGGGATGGCAGCACGGTGGAGTATCAGGTCGCGCATCCCTCATGGCGGGTCTGGCAGGGGGCGGACCCGTCGTTCGATGCCGATGTGCGCGGTTTATACGGCGACGCGTTCGAAGCACCGCTGTCGGTGCCGCCGCGGTCGATGTTCGTGGCCGAAGGATCGCAGGTCACGGTGTACCGCCCCACGCGACTCCGGTAA
- a CDS encoding sulfite exporter TauE/SafE family protein has protein sequence MLLAHPSVPQLAAIAAISAVGGAVNSIAGGGTLLTFPALLALGVPPVSANATSTLALWPGSLASMWGYRRELVGAERWALRLAIPSILGGGIGAALLLATTDEQFRALVPWLVFGATVLFALQGPVMKHLRKRASASPTGVIERPINPTTGMLIAQFVVGIYGGYFGAGAGIVMLAVFGLMGLTNIHQMNGLKNFNGICFNGIAAITFAVMGQVNWPIGVVMAVGSSAGGYLMSGLAQKVPQAWVRNAVTAIGFASAIWLFVAKS, from the coding sequence ATGCTCCTAGCGCACCCCTCCGTTCCTCAGCTCGCGGCGATCGCCGCCATCTCGGCTGTGGGCGGCGCCGTGAACTCGATTGCTGGCGGCGGCACGTTGCTCACCTTCCCGGCCCTTCTGGCGCTGGGCGTACCACCGGTGTCAGCCAACGCCACCAGCACGCTCGCGCTCTGGCCCGGCTCGTTGGCCAGCATGTGGGGCTACCGGCGCGAACTCGTGGGCGCCGAGCGCTGGGCGCTGCGTCTCGCGATCCCGAGCATTCTCGGCGGCGGTATCGGTGCAGCCCTGTTGTTGGCGACGACGGATGAGCAGTTTCGGGCGCTCGTACCGTGGCTGGTGTTCGGCGCGACCGTGCTGTTCGCGTTGCAGGGGCCGGTGATGAAGCACCTGCGCAAGCGGGCCAGCGCGTCACCGACGGGCGTGATCGAACGCCCGATCAATCCGACCACGGGCATGCTCATCGCGCAGTTCGTGGTCGGTATCTACGGCGGCTACTTCGGCGCCGGAGCGGGCATCGTGATGCTCGCGGTGTTCGGGCTGATGGGGCTCACGAACATCCACCAGATGAATGGCCTCAAGAACTTCAATGGCATTTGCTTCAACGGCATCGCCGCCATCACCTTCGCCGTCATGGGGCAGGTGAACTGGCCGATCGGCGTCGTGATGGCGGTAGGGTCGAGCGCCGGCGGCTACCTGATGTCGGGCCTCGCGCAGAAGGTGCCGCAGGCGTGGGTTCGCAATGCCGTAACGGCGATCGGATTCGCCAGCGCGATCTGGCTCTTCGTCGCGAAGAGCTGA